The following are encoded in a window of Gossypium raimondii isolate GPD5lz chromosome 13, ASM2569854v1, whole genome shotgun sequence genomic DNA:
- the LOC105784622 gene encoding proline-rich receptor-like protein kinase PERK2, whose protein sequence is MASFNCFALAFLIALSFASIDVGVAARHLLQQPRTQSLPSFPNLPTPSRPSFSWPGALPPLPTTFPTGLPPLPSIPSVPTIPTAIPPIPFSFPPLPSIPNLTNPGALPPLPTTLPRGLPPLPSIPSIPTAVPSIPSFSPPPSRSTP, encoded by the coding sequence ATGGCCTCTTTCAATTGCTTTGCTTTAGCATTCTTGATTGCTTTGTCATTTGCAAGCATTGATGTTGGGGTAGCAGCTCGTCACCTTCTGCAGCAGCCTCGAACGCAAAGTTTACCATCTTTCCCTAATCTCCCAACGCCATCCCGACCATCATTCTCATGGCCTGGGGCGCTTCCTCCACTTCCTACCACATTCCCAACAGGACTGCCCCCTCTGCCAAGCATTCCCTCAGTCCCCACAATCCCAACTGCAATTCCCCCTATTCCTTTCTCTTTTCCGCCATTGCCATCTATCCCTAATCTCACAAACCCTGGGGCGCTTCCTCCACTTCCTACCACATTGCCAAGAGGACTGCCGCCTCTGCCAAGCATTCCCTCAATCCCAACTGCAGTTCCCTCTATTCCTTCCTTTTCTCCACCACCTTCTCGTTCTACTCCTTGA